In the Staphylococcus condimenti genome, one interval contains:
- a CDS encoding ABC transporter ATP-binding protein — MAILTVSNLTKVFGNKHVAQEVLKGLSFKVEKGEFISIMGPSGSGKTTLLNLLSSIDYVTQGSVELNGHQLQELTNKELSEVRKREIGFIFQDYNLLNTLSVKENIMLPLSIQNLPQQEAEKYFDEVTEALGISELANKYPSEISGGQKQRVSAARAFITRPSIIFADEPTGALDSKSAQDLLRRLKAMNERFDSTILMVTHDPAAASYSNRIIMLKDGQIYSELYQGNQDKQSFYKEVIQAQSVLGGVQYDF, encoded by the coding sequence ATGGCAATTCTTACAGTGTCTAATCTCACAAAAGTATTTGGGAATAAACATGTTGCACAAGAAGTGCTGAAAGGTTTGTCTTTCAAAGTTGAGAAAGGAGAATTCATCTCAATCATGGGGCCTTCTGGTTCTGGAAAGACGACATTATTAAATTTGTTAAGTTCAATTGACTATGTTACGCAAGGTTCGGTTGAGTTAAACGGCCATCAGCTGCAAGAACTAACGAACAAAGAACTTTCCGAAGTGCGAAAGCGTGAAATCGGATTTATTTTTCAAGACTATAATTTATTGAATACTCTATCGGTAAAAGAAAATATTATGTTACCGTTGTCGATTCAAAATTTGCCACAACAAGAAGCGGAAAAGTATTTTGATGAGGTTACTGAAGCTTTAGGTATTTCAGAACTAGCTAATAAATATCCATCTGAAATTTCAGGAGGACAAAAGCAGCGTGTGTCAGCAGCTCGTGCTTTTATAACGCGTCCTTCTATTATTTTTGCAGATGAACCAACGGGTGCTTTAGATTCAAAAAGTGCTCAGGATTTATTAAGACGCTTAAAAGCAATGAATGAACGCTTTGATTCAACAATATTAATGGTTACGCATGATCCTGCAGCAGCCAGTTATTCTAACCGTATTATCATGTTGAAAGACGGTCAAATTTATTCAGAACTATACCAAGGCAATCAAGATAAACAGTCATTTTATAAAGAAGTTATTCAAGCGCAAAGCGTCTTGGGCGGTGTTCAATATGACTTTTAA